The following proteins are co-located in the Labrys monachus genome:
- a CDS encoding sugar kinase, with the protein MEALFIGHAYIDVTFIADDMPRGDAKSVAKDYAVAFGGNATTAAFCCAKLGVIPDLITTNSNDWLGRMFMDMAAKYGISVHPRKVRRSSLSFIMPKDGQRAIVRARDDEYLHPYPHLNLGSCRALHLDGHLADAALYYAKAFRQLGRLVSLDGGGLRSNTDELLGYVDVAVVAERLCEQMHLSEEQMLDYLKSKGCKIGGVTAGERGMLWYDETGKVQRLPALAVPKAAVVDTNGAGDIFHGAYMYSYLTRPLSRWEDHFRFARAASTHAIQFLGNEAKLPTRADVEAIETRFQPISA; encoded by the coding sequence ATGGAAGCGCTCTTCATCGGCCATGCCTATATCGACGTGACGTTCATCGCGGATGACATGCCACGCGGCGATGCGAAGTCGGTGGCCAAGGATTATGCGGTCGCCTTCGGCGGCAATGCAACCACGGCGGCGTTCTGCTGCGCCAAGCTCGGCGTCATTCCGGATCTCATCACCACGAATTCGAACGACTGGCTCGGCCGGATGTTCATGGATATGGCGGCCAAATACGGCATTTCGGTGCATCCCCGGAAAGTCAGGCGTTCCTCGCTGTCCTTCATCATGCCCAAGGACGGGCAGCGCGCCATCGTGCGCGCCCGCGACGACGAGTATCTCCATCCCTACCCGCACCTCAATCTCGGCAGCTGCCGCGCCCTGCATCTCGACGGCCATCTCGCCGACGCCGCCCTCTACTATGCCAAGGCCTTCCGGCAGCTCGGCCGCCTCGTCTCGCTGGACGGCGGCGGCCTGCGCTCGAACACCGATGAACTGCTCGGCTATGTCGACGTCGCCGTGGTCGCCGAGCGGCTGTGCGAGCAGATGCACCTCTCGGAGGAGCAGATGCTGGACTACCTCAAGAGCAAGGGTTGCAAGATCGGCGGCGTCACCGCCGGCGAACGCGGCATGCTCTGGTACGACGAAACCGGCAAGGTCCAGCGCCTGCCTGCCCTCGCGGTGCCCAAGGCGGCAGTGGTCGACACCAACGGCGCCGGCGACATCTTCCACGGCGCCTACATGTATTCCTATCTCACCCGTCCGCTGTCGCGGTGGGAGGATCATTTCCGCTTTGCACGCGCCGCCTCCACCCACGCCATCCAGTTTCTCGGCAACGAGGCCAAATTGCCGACGCGGGCCGATGTC